The following are from one region of the Planctomonas sp. JC2975 genome:
- a CDS encoding MarR family transcriptional regulator, giving the protein MSNVRPSSGDATDALGYLLKHALRSLIAQADAALEPLGIDRKEFGVLTVLAAHEPLSQQALGSLIGIDPTTMVAVIDALEAKRIVTRTPDPADRRRNAIALTESGRGTFRDAGSAYAEAEREFLAPLSDAESERFRRTLRALNRPEPSAAGPS; this is encoded by the coding sequence ATGTCCAACGTGAGGCCATCATCCGGTGACGCGACCGATGCGCTCGGCTACCTCCTCAAGCACGCGCTCCGGAGCCTGATCGCCCAGGCGGATGCCGCGCTCGAGCCGCTCGGCATCGACCGCAAGGAGTTCGGGGTGCTCACCGTGCTGGCGGCGCACGAGCCGCTCTCGCAGCAGGCCCTCGGATCCCTCATCGGCATCGATCCGACCACCATGGTCGCGGTCATCGACGCCCTCGAGGCCAAGCGGATCGTCACCCGCACACCCGATCCCGCCGACCGGCGGCGCAACGCCATCGCGCTCACGGAATCCGGCCGCGGCACGTTCCGAGACGCCGGATCCGCATACGCCGAGGCGGAGCGGGAGTTCCTCGCGCCGCTCAGCGATGCCGAATCCGAACGGTTCCGCCGCACCCTTCGTGCCCTGAACAGACCCGAGCCATCGGCGGCCGGCCCTTCGTGA
- a CDS encoding D-2-hydroxyacid dehydrogenase family protein, with protein MRRLTILDDYQGVALTSADWSSVAACFDVDVVRDHVDGDELVARLAGAEVVVAMRERTPFPAALFERMPVLRLLVTTGMKNASIDLTAAAEHGVVVTGTRSAGNPVPELTIGMMIALTRHFVEEDAAVRAGGWQHTIGPGLGGLTLGVLGLGRLGGPVADAANVLGMHVIAWDRSITPERADAHGARVVDRDGLFRESDIITIHLPLTDSSRGLVGSRELALMRPSAYLINTSRGPIVDEDALVSALQGDRLAGAALDVFDVEPLPVGHPLRSAPRTLLLPHIGYVTTEQYERFYTDAAEDVLAWDDGAPVRTLATTSAP; from the coding sequence ATGCGCCGCCTCACGATCCTCGACGACTACCAGGGCGTGGCGCTGACCAGCGCCGACTGGTCGTCGGTCGCCGCATGCTTCGACGTCGATGTCGTGCGAGACCACGTCGACGGCGACGAACTGGTCGCCCGTCTGGCCGGCGCCGAGGTCGTCGTCGCGATGCGCGAGCGCACGCCTTTCCCCGCTGCACTCTTCGAGCGGATGCCCGTCCTCCGGCTGCTCGTCACGACCGGCATGAAGAACGCCTCCATCGACCTCACCGCGGCGGCCGAGCACGGTGTCGTCGTGACAGGTACCCGCAGCGCGGGCAACCCGGTCCCTGAGCTCACGATCGGCATGATGATCGCACTGACCCGCCACTTCGTCGAGGAGGATGCCGCCGTTCGCGCGGGCGGGTGGCAGCACACCATAGGTCCTGGTCTCGGCGGCCTCACGCTCGGCGTCCTCGGACTCGGACGGCTCGGCGGCCCGGTCGCCGATGCGGCGAACGTGCTCGGCATGCACGTGATCGCGTGGGACCGCTCGATCACCCCTGAGCGGGCGGATGCGCACGGCGCACGCGTCGTCGACAGAGACGGGCTGTTCCGCGAGTCGGACATCATCACCATCCACCTGCCGCTCACCGACAGCAGCCGGGGGCTCGTCGGATCCCGCGAACTCGCGCTGATGAGACCGTCCGCGTACCTGATCAACACCTCACGCGGTCCGATCGTCGACGAGGATGCGCTGGTCTCCGCGCTTCAGGGCGACCGCCTTGCGGGTGCCGCGCTCGACGTGTTCGACGTCGAGCCGCTGCCTGTCGGACATCCGCTGCGCAGCGCGCCCCGCACTCTGCTGCTTCCGCACATCGGCTACGTCACAACAGAGCAGTACGAACGCTTCTACACCGACGCCGCCGAGGACGTCCTCGCGTGGGACGACGGTGCACCGGTGCGCACGCTCGCCACGACGTCGGCGCCCTAG
- a CDS encoding helix-turn-helix domain-containing protein: MDKRELGMFLRSRRERLLPEDAGLASSSRRRTPGLRREEVAVLAHISTEYYVRLEQGRAPWPSGEVLGGIARALRLTEAENDHLHVLAGAVRTDSLRHRRDVRPSILALIERMPATAAIVTSAAFEVLAWNDLAASLMVDFSELDPQERSLARWAFLPAAPGRPDFRVSDIAEFRVHVVMELRATVARYPDDPDIASLVEELRRGSEQFADLWERRDVQGAPRMTKTFEHPSVGSVTVDCDSLAIADQDQHLVLYTAPQGSHDAEALALLAVLGPGSRDRYPTPEGA; this comes from the coding sequence GTGGACAAGCGCGAACTGGGGATGTTCCTCCGAAGCCGTCGCGAACGGCTGCTGCCTGAGGATGCGGGACTGGCGTCTTCGTCCAGACGCCGCACGCCTGGACTCCGCCGTGAGGAGGTCGCCGTTCTCGCCCACATCTCGACGGAGTACTACGTACGCCTGGAGCAGGGGCGAGCCCCGTGGCCGTCCGGCGAGGTCCTCGGTGGCATCGCGCGGGCGCTCCGGCTCACGGAGGCGGAGAACGATCATCTGCACGTGCTCGCGGGGGCGGTCAGGACCGACTCCCTGCGGCATCGTCGCGACGTGCGTCCGAGCATTCTCGCGCTGATCGAGCGGATGCCGGCCACGGCCGCGATCGTGACGTCCGCCGCCTTCGAGGTGCTCGCCTGGAACGACCTCGCCGCGTCGCTCATGGTGGACTTCTCCGAACTGGATCCGCAGGAGAGGAGCCTCGCCCGCTGGGCGTTCCTCCCTGCCGCGCCCGGACGGCCGGACTTCCGCGTGTCGGACATCGCCGAGTTCCGAGTGCACGTCGTGATGGAACTCCGCGCGACGGTGGCGCGGTATCCGGACGATCCGGACATCGCCTCGCTCGTGGAGGAGCTGCGCCGCGGGAGCGAGCAGTTCGCCGACCTCTGGGAACGCCGCGACGTGCAGGGCGCGCCGCGGATGACGAAGACCTTCGAGCATCCGTCCGTCGGCTCGGTGACGGTGGACTGCGACTCGCTCGCGATCGCCGACCAGGATCAGCACCTGGTGCTGTACACGGCGCCGCAGGGATCCCACGACGCTGAAGCCCTGGCACTTCTCGCCGTGCTCGGACCCGGATCGCGTGACCGCTATCCGACACCGGAAGGCGCCTAG
- a CDS encoding SDR family oxidoreductase → MTNDIDDRIGLLHGKVVFITGASRGIGAAAARLFAREGAKVVLASRGLSALEEVVAGIRDAGGTADAVACNLADKNSIRAAIDRVRELHGRLDGAFNNGAAIQHPGPMDETSEEDLDEQFAVNFRGHWQAMVLEAALMREGGGGAIVNTSSIGSRRANPALPAYAAMKRALNSITETAAVTWGHDGIRVNGLTPGGTATEMIDAWEAATPGVVARITASIPRGRMATPEEVAEAACWLLSDRASAVTGAIVPVDGGAGA, encoded by the coding sequence ATGACGAATGACATCGACGATCGGATCGGCCTGCTGCACGGCAAGGTCGTGTTCATCACGGGAGCCAGCCGAGGCATCGGCGCGGCTGCGGCACGCCTGTTCGCCAGGGAGGGAGCGAAGGTCGTGCTCGCCTCCCGTGGCCTGAGCGCTCTCGAGGAGGTGGTCGCAGGCATCCGCGACGCGGGAGGAACAGCGGATGCCGTGGCCTGCAACCTCGCAGACAAGAACAGCATCCGTGCAGCGATCGACCGCGTACGCGAACTGCACGGGCGCCTCGACGGCGCGTTCAACAACGGCGCGGCGATCCAGCACCCCGGACCCATGGATGAGACGAGCGAGGAGGATCTGGACGAGCAGTTCGCCGTCAACTTCCGCGGACACTGGCAGGCGATGGTCCTCGAGGCCGCACTGATGCGAGAGGGTGGCGGCGGGGCGATCGTGAACACCTCGAGCATCGGGAGCCGCCGCGCGAATCCCGCCCTGCCCGCGTATGCGGCGATGAAGCGCGCGCTGAACAGCATCACGGAGACCGCTGCCGTGACGTGGGGCCACGATGGCATCCGGGTGAACGGGCTGACGCCGGGCGGCACGGCCACCGAGATGATCGACGCGTGGGAGGCGGCCACTCCCGGTGTAGTCGCCCGGATCACGGCGAGTATTCCGCGCGGACGGATGGCGACGCCTGAGGAGGTCGCCGAGGCCGCGTGCTGGTTGCTGAGCGACCGCGCATCCGCCGTCACGGGTGCCATCGTGCCGGTCGACGGCGGTGCAGGGGCGTGA